From the genome of Mixophyes fleayi isolate aMixFle1 chromosome 2, aMixFle1.hap1, whole genome shotgun sequence, one region includes:
- the GPN2 gene encoding GPN-loop GTPase 2 isoform X2 codes for MEAASGGDKQPLLGFGQAVIGPPGSGKSTYVRAMHAVLTSMGRQASIINLDPAGEEEPGAAVSLRELLALTEVMSELHLGPNGALLYCMEYLQGNLDWLRDRLLSLRGSYLLFDCPGQVELYTHHPALPQILRQLETWGLRLCAVHLVDSHYCTDPAKFISVLCTSLSTMLHVQLPHINILSKMDLIEQYGQLAFNIDYYTEVMDLSYLANHLTSDPFFRRHRRLHEKLAEDEQSLKRVLAAVDKANGFCFGVDNRSPGNLMSAVVGADFHFTSTLAFQEKYVEKEIRTVEEEAFDL; via the exons ATGGAGGCGGCCAGTGGGGGAGATAAGCAGCCGCTACTGGGTTTCGGACAGGCAGTTATCGGTCCCCCCGGTTCCGGGAAGAGCACATATGTCCGGGCCATGCATGCCGTCCTTACCAGCATGGGCCGCCAGGCCTCCATCATCAATCTGGATCCCGCCGGGGAAGAGGAGCCCGGAGCAGCCGTCAGTCTGCGCGAACTGCTGGCTCTCACGGAGGTGATGTCTGAGCTGCACTTAGGACCCAACGGGGCCCTGCTGTACTGCATGGAATATCTGCAGGGAAACCTGGACTGGCTGCGGGACCGGCTGCTCAGCCTACGGGGCTCTTACCTGCTGTTTGACTGCCCGGGCCAAGTAGAGCTTTACACCCACCACCCGGCTCTGCCCCAAATCCTTAGACAGCTGGAGACCTGGGGCCTACGG ctGTGTGCCGTACACCTTGTGGACTCCCATTATTGCACAGACCCGGCCAAGTTCATCTCTGTTCTGTGTACGTCTTTGAGCACCATGCTTCATGTACAGTTGCCACACATCAATATCCTTTCCAAGATGGATCTTATTGAGCAGTATGGTCAGCTAG CTTTCAACATTGATTACTACACAGAGGTTATGGACCTTTCCTATCTGGCAAATCATCTGACCTCTGATCCATTTTTCCGGAGGCATCGGCGGCTTCATGAGAAATTAGCTGAG GATGAACAAAGTCTGAAGAGAGTTTTGGCAGCTGTGGATAAAGCAAATGGGTTCTGCTTTGGGGTGGACAACAGATCGCCTGGAAATCTTATGTCAGCAGTAGTGGGGGCAGACTTCCATTTCACATC AACACTGGCATTTCAAGAAAAATATGTTGAAAAGGAGATTAGAACAGTGGAAGAAGAGGCGTTCGACTTGTAA
- the GPN2 gene encoding GPN-loop GTPase 2 isoform X1: MEAASGGDKQPLLGFGQAVIGPPGSGKSTYVRAMHAVLTSMGRQASIINLDPAGEEEPGAAVSLRELLALTEVMSELHLGPNGALLYCMEYLQGNLDWLRDRLLSLRGSYLLFDCPGQVELYTHHPALPQILRQLETWGLRLCAVHLVDSHYCTDPAKFISVLCTSLSTMLHVQLPHINILSKMDLIEQYGQLAFNIDYYTEVMDLSYLANHLTSDPFFRRHRRLHEKLAEVIQDYGLVSFMPLSIKDEQSLKRVLAAVDKANGFCFGVDNRSPGNLMSAVVGADFHFTSTLAFQEKYVEKEIRTVEEEAFDL; this comes from the exons ATGGAGGCGGCCAGTGGGGGAGATAAGCAGCCGCTACTGGGTTTCGGACAGGCAGTTATCGGTCCCCCCGGTTCCGGGAAGAGCACATATGTCCGGGCCATGCATGCCGTCCTTACCAGCATGGGCCGCCAGGCCTCCATCATCAATCTGGATCCCGCCGGGGAAGAGGAGCCCGGAGCAGCCGTCAGTCTGCGCGAACTGCTGGCTCTCACGGAGGTGATGTCTGAGCTGCACTTAGGACCCAACGGGGCCCTGCTGTACTGCATGGAATATCTGCAGGGAAACCTGGACTGGCTGCGGGACCGGCTGCTCAGCCTACGGGGCTCTTACCTGCTGTTTGACTGCCCGGGCCAAGTAGAGCTTTACACCCACCACCCGGCTCTGCCCCAAATCCTTAGACAGCTGGAGACCTGGGGCCTACGG ctGTGTGCCGTACACCTTGTGGACTCCCATTATTGCACAGACCCGGCCAAGTTCATCTCTGTTCTGTGTACGTCTTTGAGCACCATGCTTCATGTACAGTTGCCACACATCAATATCCTTTCCAAGATGGATCTTATTGAGCAGTATGGTCAGCTAG CTTTCAACATTGATTACTACACAGAGGTTATGGACCTTTCCTATCTGGCAAATCATCTGACCTCTGATCCATTTTTCCGGAGGCATCGGCGGCTTCATGAGAAATTAGCTGAGGTCATCCAGGATTATGGGCTGGTGTCATTTATGCCACTCAGTATCAAG GATGAACAAAGTCTGAAGAGAGTTTTGGCAGCTGTGGATAAAGCAAATGGGTTCTGCTTTGGGGTGGACAACAGATCGCCTGGAAATCTTATGTCAGCAGTAGTGGGGGCAGACTTCCATTTCACATC AACACTGGCATTTCAAGAAAAATATGTTGAAAAGGAGATTAGAACAGTGGAAGAAGAGGCGTTCGACTTGTAA
- the GPN2 gene encoding GPN-loop GTPase 2 isoform X3 — protein MEAASGGDKQPLLGFGQAVIGPPGSGKSTYVRAMHAVLTSMGRQASIINLDPAGEEEPGAAVSLRELLALTEVMSELHLGPNGALLYCMEYLQGNLDWLRDRLLSLRGSYLLFDCPGQVELYTHHPALPQILRQLETWGLRLCAVHLVDSHYCTDPAKFISVLCTSLSTMLHVQLPHINILSKMDLIEQYGQLAFNIDYYTEVMDLSYLANHLTSDPFFRRHRRLHEKLAEVIQDYGLVSFMPLSIKVRKVWMNKV, from the exons ATGGAGGCGGCCAGTGGGGGAGATAAGCAGCCGCTACTGGGTTTCGGACAGGCAGTTATCGGTCCCCCCGGTTCCGGGAAGAGCACATATGTCCGGGCCATGCATGCCGTCCTTACCAGCATGGGCCGCCAGGCCTCCATCATCAATCTGGATCCCGCCGGGGAAGAGGAGCCCGGAGCAGCCGTCAGTCTGCGCGAACTGCTGGCTCTCACGGAGGTGATGTCTGAGCTGCACTTAGGACCCAACGGGGCCCTGCTGTACTGCATGGAATATCTGCAGGGAAACCTGGACTGGCTGCGGGACCGGCTGCTCAGCCTACGGGGCTCTTACCTGCTGTTTGACTGCCCGGGCCAAGTAGAGCTTTACACCCACCACCCGGCTCTGCCCCAAATCCTTAGACAGCTGGAGACCTGGGGCCTACGG ctGTGTGCCGTACACCTTGTGGACTCCCATTATTGCACAGACCCGGCCAAGTTCATCTCTGTTCTGTGTACGTCTTTGAGCACCATGCTTCATGTACAGTTGCCACACATCAATATCCTTTCCAAGATGGATCTTATTGAGCAGTATGGTCAGCTAG CTTTCAACATTGATTACTACACAGAGGTTATGGACCTTTCCTATCTGGCAAATCATCTGACCTCTGATCCATTTTTCCGGAGGCATCGGCGGCTTCATGAGAAATTAGCTGAGGTCATCCAGGATTATGGGCTGGTGTCATTTATGCCACTCAGTATCAAGGTCAGGAAAGTCTG GATGAACAAAGTCTGA
- the GPATCH3 gene encoding LOW QUALITY PROTEIN: G patch domain-containing protein 3 (The sequence of the model RefSeq protein was modified relative to this genomic sequence to represent the inferred CDS: deleted 2 bases in 1 codon) — protein MVATHTRLQIKIPTKMADNHVTTSSGSEMEKPCTPVLFIISGIPRRFRSAQLRYYFSQFTESDGFVCFHYRHRPERRGSAAAKCGTFCCPVTVRRERAQSFLHMYHGKPWLDPAGNQVPGRCLIHRVRETPERDLQDFPYKTRREMLEVQCPFTDVEDVEKQVTSAELLRMSELKPPALMPQGNVGTPVSVFLQLIRSCRLPPRLITRLSLQFPGSGRRYGKVPFVYAGTETSKTEEGVYTATGHEITEGGSIGSNLLIDDDTVEQSNSEDDNDTCEEWERHEALHEDVTEQERCKERLYEEEIELKWEKGGSGLVFYTDAQIWKEQEGDFDEQTADDWDVDMSGYYESGAGDKDAKDFLKMRLETRRRDGLDAAEKKNGLGNFERYTKGVGRKLMERQGWTEGDGLGASGTGMPEALENEGQKPKCRRGLGYHGEKLSTFCLGQKKPMHLISTVYDQPQEEDMGDTLLRRQQHRAMKYRSNQMTSKRKKGF, from the exons ATGGTTGCTACACACACACGGCTGCAAATCAAAATCCCTACCAAGATGGCCGACAATCACGTGACTACATCAAGTGGTTCC GAAATGGAGAAGCCATGTACCCCGGTTCTCTTTATTATCAGTGGAATACCGCGCCGCTTTCGTTCAGCTCAGTTGCGGTATTACTTCAGTCAGTTCACGGAGAGCGACGGCTTCGTATGTTTCCATTACCGACACCGACCGGAGCGGAGAGGGTCAGCGGCTGCCAAATGTGGCACGTTTTGTTGTCCGGTTACCGTCAGACGGGAGAGAGCACAGAGCTTCCTGCACATGTATCATGGGAAACCCTGGTTGGACCCAGCAGGGAACCAGGTCCCCGGCAGGTGCCTGATCCACAGGGTCCGAGAAACTCCGGAAAGAG ACCTGCAGGACTTTCCCTATAAGACACGTCGTGAAATGTTGGAAGTCCAATGTCCCTTTACAGATGTGGAAGATGTGGAGAAACAGGTGACCTCAGCGGAGTTGCTCAGAATGTCTGAGCTTAAACCTCCAGCACTTATGCCCCAAGGAAATGTTGGAACGCCTGTGAGTGTCTTCCTGCAGCTAATACGGTCATGCCGTTTACCACCCAGACTTATTACTCGTTTGAGTCTGCAGTTTCCTGGTTCAGGGAGACGCTATGGCAAGGTCCCTTTTGTCTATGCAGGGACAGAGACTTCCAAAACAGAGGAGGGTGTGTATACTGCCACTGGACATGAGATAACCGAAGGGGGCAGCATTGGATCAAATCTGCTCATAGATGATGACACTGTGGAGCAGTCTAACTCTGAGGAT gATAATGACACATGTGAGGAATGGGAGCGACATGAGGCTTTACATGAAGACGTCACTGAGCAAGAACGCTGTAAAGAACGTTTGTATGAGGAAGAGATTGAGCTGAAGTGGGAGAAGGGTGGGTCTGGTTTGGTGTTCTACACAGATGCCCAGATATGGAAAGAACAGGAAGGAG attttgATGAACAGACTGCTGATGATTGGGATGTGGATATGAGTGGTTATTATGAGTCTGGTGCTGGAGATAAAGATGCCAAAGATTTTTTAAAGATGCGACTAGAGACAAGGAGGCGAGATGGACTGGATGcagcagagaaaaaaaatggccttgGTAATTTTGAACGCTATACAAAG GGAGTTGGACGAAAGCTAATGGAGCGTCAGGGGTGGACTGAGGGAGATGGACTTGGTGCCAGTGGTACAGGAATGCCTGAGGCTTTGGAGAATGAAGGACAAAAACCAAAATGCAGGCGTGGCTTGGG GTATCATGGGGAAAAGTTGTCAACTTTCTGCCTAGGGCAAAAGAAACCGATGCATTTAATCTCTACAGTATATGATCAGCCACAAGAGGAGGATATGGGGGACACTTTATTGCGACGACAACAGCACCGTGCTATGAAGTATCGGAGCAATCAAATGACTTCCAAGAGAAAAAAGGGATTTTGA